A genomic window from Silene latifolia isolate original U9 population chromosome 11, ASM4854445v1, whole genome shotgun sequence includes:
- the LOC141610659 gene encoding LOW QUALITY PROTEIN: BEL1-like homeodomain protein 8 (The sequence of the model RefSeq protein was modified relative to this genomic sequence to represent the inferred CDS: inserted 1 base in 1 codon) — MEMSNDYMPELHVAQQRRRDKLRVQQLQDLHHSNNFHHHITTNNNSTMVYPSEMLHFTGSQSTSYANIHPSRFVAPSSSDSCDPQPLQGCDNWVSSYYNNNNNNNNNNNNNNNNNNNNSEVSLAAHYYHSGVNGWENGGIELPLLPSFVSQGANIASTHTHHGLSLSLSSNQICEMHQLSEPRELKPVIEPGSMISSVVKLDSGKSQIQDVGGNSNNHLYRNVGPLGPFTGYATIMRGSKFLKPAQMILDEFLTSAGLRHVRESEEVESVPNSIGLGSKFNGSNDLSSGSGSGESYRPDCSEKKAKLLHMQEEVCKRHKQYHQQMEMVMSAFESVPGLSNATPYISRSLKAISRHFRTIKNAISDQLKLIKRALGEDLSTPTSYMKGGDCSSRFDHNCNKKAKTSVIGGAGYGGQQNHIWRPQRGLPERAVSVLRAWLFDHFLHPYPTDSDKQMLASQTGLSRNQVSNWFINARVRLWKPMVEEIHMLETKGTTCSTPRSNHRQAAVSHKPGCKPTVNAIDCLESSSYMEETRAVSHAEQLHQKSSRIENHQIPASVDESFIGFLPYQRRGLELGGLGAVSLTLGLRHGSETSHQQQLQHQFXAPRYAFWWSCYA, encoded by the exons atggaaatgagcaatgaTTATATGCCAGAGTTGCATGTAGCACAACAAAGGAGAAGAGATAAATTAAGAGTTCAACAATTACAAGATTTACATCACAGTAATAATTTTCACCATCATATTACAACTAATAATAATTCTACTATGGTTTACCCCTCGGAAATGTTACATTTTACTGGTTCACAATCGACATCGTATGCTAATATTCACCCGTCACGGTTTGTCGCACCGTCTAGCTCCGATTCTTGTGATCCTCAACCCCTGCAAGGTTGTGATAATTGGGTTTCAagttattataataataataataataataataataataataataataataacaataataataataataattcggaAGTTTCGTTAGCGGCTCATTATTACCATAGCGGAGTTAATGGATGGGAGAATGGTGGGATTGAGTTGCCTTTACTACCGTCATTTGTTAGTCAAGGTGCTAATATTGCAAGTACTCATACTCATCACGGGTTGTCGCTTTCGTTGTCGTCTAATCAAATTTGTGAGATGCATCAATTGAGTGAACCGCGGGAGCTTAAGCCGGTTATTGAACCGGGGAGTATGATTTCTTCTGTGGTCAAGTTGGATTCAGGAAAAAGTCAAATTCAAGATGTTGGAGGGAATTCTAACAATCATTTGTATCGAAATGTTGGGCCGCTTGGGCCTTTTACGGGTTATGCGACTATAATGAGGGGATCCAAGTTTTTGAAACCGGCACAAATGATTTTGGATGAGTTCCTTACATCAGCTGGGTTGAGACATGTAAGAGAGAGTGAAGAAGTTGAGAGCGTACCAAATAGTATTGGTTTGGGATCTAAGTTTAATGGTTCTAATGATTTGAGTAGTGGGAGCGGGTCTGGTGAGTCGTATCGACCAGATTGTAGCGAGAAGAAGGCTAAGCTTCTTCACATGCAAGAAGAG GTATGCAAACGGCACAAGCAATACCATCAACAGATGGAAATGGTGATGTCAGCTTTTGAATCGGTCCCAGGACTAAGTAATGCAACACCTTATATCTCGCGCTCACTGAAGGCTATCTCGAGGCACTTTAGGACTATTAAAAATGCAATTTCAGACCAACTCAAGCTCATTAAGAGAGCCCTTGGCGAAGATCTTTCTACTCCTACGAGCTACATGAAGGGTGGTGATTGTAGTTCAAGGTTCGACCATAACTGTAATAAGAAAGCAAAAACCAGTGTGATTGGTGGGGCCGGCTATGGGGGTCAACAAAACCATATTTGGAGGCCACAACGAGGGCTTCCAGAGCGTGCTGTTTCCGTTCTCCGTGCTTGGCTATTCGATCATTTTCTTCATCC TTATCCAACAGACTCGGATAAACAAATGCTGGCCAGTCAAACAGGTTTATCGCGAAACCAG GTATCTAATTGGTTCATTAATGCAAGGGTGCGGTTATGGAAGCCGATGGTGGAGGAAATACACATGCTCGAGACCAAGGGCACAACTTGTTCCACACCGAGATCAAACCACAGACAGGCAGCTGTCAGTCATAAACCCGGTTGCAAACCTACTGTGAATGCAATAGACTGCTTGGAATCATCAAGTTACATGGAAGAAACCCGAGCTGTGTCCCATGCTGAACAGTTGCATCAAAAGAGTTCCAGGATCGAAAACCATCAAATACCTGCCAGCGTGGACGAGTCATTTATCGGGTTCTTGCCTTACCAAAGACGAGGGCTTGAGCTTGGAGGACTTGGAGCCGTGTCGCTTACTTTAGGACTTAGGCATGGTTCTGAGACTAGTCATCAGCAGCAATTGCAGCATCAAT CAGCACCAAGGTATGCATTTTGGTGgtcatgttatgcatga